A genomic window from Streptomyces sp. NBC_00234 includes:
- a CDS encoding aminopeptidase P family protein has product MAKGRKNGLYSGISEELSALMRTGWADTEQHDLRLDAQAPYAAHRRAALSACFPGERLVIPSGNLKVRSNDDTYSFRPYSGYVHMTGDRARDGALVLEPRADGGHDAYCYQLPRDSRDNDEFWTGTTAELWMGRRRSLAEAELVLGLPCRDVRTIAEDLAATSGAPTRIVRGIDPSLDAAVTTDEERDAELEGALSDLRLVKDEWEIVELRKAVDSTVRGFTDVIGELSRAIASSERWIEGTFFRRARLEGNSVGYGSICAAGDHATIMHWTDNDGPVQPGDLLLLDAGVETHTLYTADVTRTLPISGTFTPLQRKVYDAVYEAQEAGMAAVKPGAAYRDFHEASQRHLAARLVEWGFIEGPADRAYELGLQRRFTMAGTGHMLGLDVHDCAQARNEEYVDGVLEPGMVLTVEPGLYFQPDDLTVPEEWRGIGVRIEDDLVVTEDGHENLSAGLPRSSDEVEAWMARFAG; this is encoded by the coding sequence GTGGCGAAAGGCCGAAAGAACGGTCTCTACTCAGGGATCTCCGAGGAACTGTCCGCACTGATGCGGACGGGCTGGGCGGACACCGAGCAGCACGACCTGCGGCTCGACGCACAGGCTCCGTACGCGGCCCACCGCCGCGCCGCGCTCTCCGCGTGCTTCCCCGGCGAGCGCCTCGTGATCCCCTCCGGAAATCTCAAGGTCCGCTCGAACGACGACACCTACTCGTTCCGCCCCTACTCCGGTTATGTGCACATGACCGGAGACCGGGCCCGGGACGGCGCTCTCGTCCTCGAACCCCGAGCCGACGGCGGCCATGACGCCTACTGCTACCAGCTGCCCCGGGACAGCAGGGACAACGACGAGTTCTGGACCGGCACCACGGCAGAGCTGTGGATGGGCCGCCGCCGCTCCCTCGCCGAGGCGGAGCTCGTGCTCGGCCTGCCCTGCCGCGACGTCCGCACCATCGCCGAGGACCTGGCAGCCACCTCCGGTGCCCCGACCCGCATCGTCCGCGGTATCGACCCGTCCCTGGACGCGGCCGTCACCACCGACGAGGAGCGCGACGCCGAGCTGGAAGGGGCGCTCAGCGACCTCCGCCTCGTCAAGGACGAGTGGGAGATCGTCGAGCTCCGCAAGGCCGTGGACTCCACCGTGCGCGGCTTCACCGATGTGATCGGTGAGCTCTCCCGGGCGATCGCGTCCTCCGAGCGATGGATCGAGGGCACGTTCTTCCGTCGCGCCCGTCTTGAGGGCAACTCCGTCGGCTACGGCTCGATCTGCGCCGCGGGCGACCACGCCACGATCATGCACTGGACCGACAACGACGGTCCCGTACAGCCCGGAGACCTGCTCCTGCTCGACGCCGGCGTGGAGACGCACACCCTCTACACCGCGGACGTCACCCGCACGCTGCCGATCAGCGGGACCTTCACGCCCCTGCAGCGCAAGGTGTACGACGCGGTGTACGAGGCCCAGGAGGCCGGCATGGCCGCAGTCAAGCCTGGCGCCGCGTACCGCGACTTCCACGAGGCGTCCCAGCGCCACCTGGCCGCCCGGCTGGTCGAGTGGGGCTTCATCGAGGGCCCGGCCGACCGCGCGTACGAACTCGGTCTCCAGCGCCGCTTCACCATGGCGGGCACCGGCCACATGCTCGGTCTGGACGTCCACGACTGCGCGCAGGCCCGGAACGAGGAGTACGTCGACGGCGTGCTGGAGCCGGGCATGGTGCTCACCGTCGAGCCCGGCCTGTACTTCCAGCCGGACGACCTCACCGTGCCCGAGGAGTGGCGCGGCATCGGTGTCCGTATCGAGGACGACCTGGTCGTCACCGAGGACGGTCACGAGAACCTGTCGGCGGGCCTGCCGCGGTCGTCGGACGAGGTCGAGGCGTGGATGGCCCGGTTCGCGGGCTGA
- a CDS encoding alpha/beta fold hydrolase, with protein sequence MSMTRKKTAAGESTAISRDGTEIAFEESGSGPQVILVSSALADRSDARKLAGLLAERFTVINYDRRGRGASSDGAAYAVEREIEDIAALIEHAGGSASLFGSSSGAVLALRAAAAGLKVDRLALYEPPFAVADADFGPPAGFADRIDRLLAEGKRSEAVKAFMVEAQGMPAPLVAMMRLMPGVWSNLKGLAHTLAYDIAVMGDTQQGKPLSPDPWSAAKAPTLVLTGSKSPAGFQRAAQALAEVLPEADHRTLRGLNHGAVVMAPKKIAPDLVEFLRG encoded by the coding sequence GTGTCCATGACGCGTAAGAAGACGGCTGCAGGGGAATCGACCGCCATATCGCGCGACGGCACGGAGATCGCGTTCGAAGAGTCGGGAAGCGGGCCCCAGGTGATCCTGGTGTCCTCGGCACTCGCCGACCGCTCCGACGCCAGGAAACTCGCGGGTCTCCTCGCCGAGCGTTTCACGGTCATCAACTACGACCGGCGCGGTCGTGGGGCCAGCTCCGACGGTGCCGCGTACGCGGTGGAACGCGAGATCGAGGACATCGCGGCACTGATCGAGCACGCAGGCGGCTCCGCGTCGCTCTTCGGCAGTTCCTCCGGCGCCGTTCTCGCGCTGCGCGCCGCCGCGGCGGGCCTGAAGGTCGACCGACTCGCGCTCTACGAGCCGCCGTTCGCCGTCGCCGACGCCGACTTCGGTCCTCCGGCAGGCTTCGCGGACCGCATCGACCGCCTCCTCGCCGAGGGCAAGCGCAGCGAGGCGGTGAAGGCGTTCATGGTCGAGGCACAGGGCATGCCCGCGCCCCTGGTCGCGATGATGAGGCTGATGCCCGGCGTCTGGTCGAACCTCAAGGGCCTGGCCCACACACTGGCGTACGACATCGCCGTGATGGGCGACACGCAGCAGGGCAAGCCGCTCAGCCCGGACCCCTGGTCCGCGGCGAAGGCACCGACGCTGGTCCTCACCGGTTCCAAGAGCCCGGCCGGTTTCCAGAGGGCCGCGCAGGCGCTGGCCGAGGTACTCCCCGAAGCCGACCACCGCACGCTGCGCGGCCTCAACCACGGAGCGGTTGTCATGGCACCCAAGAAGATCGCACCCGATCTCGTCGAATTCCTGCGGGGCTGA
- a CDS encoding sensor histidine kinase yields MVRTPSWPRRSLGALLGCATGLLGFLYFLLVGTALGSFLLWPLTRPDALGVLLAGARRLAALERIRRSVFFGDRFPEPYASSGPTILRYLAVRSYTGLLSGVVIGLLVFGIVLAGLLLRGMAQGTLRWDELVMQLLLGSVLLFLDLQGLHSLSALDARIARECFGPSERELLQRRIDQLATSRAAVVQAVDAERRRVERDLHDGVQQRLVALAMLLGRARRQRDPEQADALLRQAHQESQDVITELREVAWQVYPSALDSLGLEEALGGVSERCSIPIRTEFDVGGELPQPVETAAYFVVSESVTNAAKHSGATAISVRVELRGRVLGVRIEDNGRGGAHPTGSGLRGLRSRVDALDGALHIDSPPGGPTTITAELPCT; encoded by the coding sequence GTGGTACGGACACCTTCCTGGCCGCGCAGAAGCCTCGGTGCGCTCCTCGGCTGTGCCACGGGCCTGCTCGGCTTCCTGTACTTCCTCCTGGTCGGCACCGCCCTCGGCTCCTTCCTGCTGTGGCCGCTCACCCGGCCCGACGCCCTCGGCGTCCTCCTGGCGGGAGCGCGCCGGCTGGCGGCCCTGGAACGGATCCGCCGGTCCGTCTTCTTCGGCGACCGCTTTCCCGAGCCCTACGCGTCGTCCGGTCCCACGATCCTGCGCTATCTCGCGGTCCGGAGCTACACGGGCCTGCTGAGCGGCGTCGTGATCGGACTGCTGGTCTTCGGCATTGTCCTGGCGGGACTGCTGCTGAGAGGGATGGCCCAAGGGACACTCCGCTGGGACGAGTTGGTGATGCAGCTGCTCCTCGGCAGCGTGCTGCTCTTCCTCGACCTGCAGGGACTCCACTCGCTTTCCGCCCTGGACGCGCGGATCGCCCGCGAGTGCTTCGGCCCCTCCGAACGAGAGCTGTTGCAGCGGCGCATCGACCAACTGGCCACCAGCCGGGCGGCGGTGGTGCAGGCCGTGGACGCCGAACGCAGGCGCGTGGAGCGAGATCTCCACGACGGAGTTCAGCAGCGTCTGGTGGCTCTCGCGATGCTGCTCGGCCGTGCACGCAGGCAGCGCGACCCCGAGCAGGCGGACGCCCTGCTGCGCCAGGCGCACCAGGAATCCCAGGATGTCATCACGGAGCTGCGCGAAGTGGCCTGGCAGGTCTATCCGTCCGCGTTGGACAGTCTGGGACTGGAGGAGGCGCTGGGCGGCGTGTCCGAGCGGTGCAGCATTCCCATTCGTACGGAATTCGATGTGGGCGGGGAACTGCCGCAGCCGGTGGAGACCGCCGCGTACTTCGTCGTGTCGGAGTCCGTGACCAACGCCGCCAAGCACTCCGGTGCCACGGCCATCTCCGTACGGGTCGAGCTCCGCGGCAGGGTGCTGGGAGTGCGGATCGAGGACAACGGCCGAGGTGGCGCACATCCCACGGGCAGTGGGCTGCGCGGCTTGCGCAGCCGGGTGGACGCGCTCGACGGCGCTCTGCACATCGACAGCCCCCCGGGGGGACCGACCACCATAACCGCGGAGCTTCCATGCACGTGA
- a CDS encoding response regulator transcription factor, translated as MHVMIAEDSTLLREGLVRLLVEEGHEVLAAFGDADSLLKEMESRRPDVVVLDIRMPPTHTDEGLRAALEIRERRPEVGVLVLSQHIERNYAARLLASGAERVGYLLKDRVGQVEEFLDALERVQAGGAALDPEVVRQLVVRTTHGDPLARLTPRERSVLETLAQGHTNTAIAQKLHISLSAVEKNLNSIFDKLELSHTTGYSRRILAVLRYLES; from the coding sequence ATGCACGTGATGATTGCCGAGGACTCGACCCTGTTGCGGGAGGGCCTGGTCCGCCTCCTCGTCGAGGAGGGGCATGAGGTCCTGGCCGCGTTCGGTGACGCGGATTCTCTGCTCAAGGAGATGGAGTCGCGGCGACCCGACGTCGTCGTCCTGGACATCCGGATGCCTCCCACGCACACCGACGAGGGACTGCGTGCGGCGCTGGAGATCCGGGAGCGCCGGCCGGAGGTCGGCGTGCTGGTGTTGTCCCAGCACATCGAGCGCAACTACGCGGCCCGACTGCTGGCCTCCGGCGCGGAACGGGTCGGATATCTCCTCAAGGACCGCGTCGGCCAGGTCGAGGAGTTCCTGGACGCGTTGGAGCGCGTTCAGGCGGGTGGTGCCGCCCTCGACCCCGAGGTGGTGCGGCAATTGGTCGTCCGCACCACGCACGGAGACCCGCTGGCCCGCCTCACCCCTCGCGAACGCAGTGTCCTGGAGACCTTGGCGCAGGGGCACACCAACACGGCCATCGCCCAGAAACTGCATATCTCGCTGAGTGCGGTGGAGAAGAACCTCAACAGCATCTTCGACAAGCTGGAACTGTCACACACCACCGGTTACAGCCGGCGGATCCTGGCGGTGCTGAGGTACCTGGAGTCGTAG
- a CDS encoding DUF2690 domain-containing protein gives MLRLMRRGEEISEVMCVHGIRRWGPAAAALTLLAGAFQGIEASPAAAADCWRATCSDKDPIQMGCDDDAELLQQVTNSDESVQVRLMWSPQCQGVWAKVSRDLDTSPDYVYLTLWTTRDPDGGIQRYDTAGLLGDGVAGAYTKMQNWKATTAKACWNDVNAQYDPEPMKYIINDPNVTTDKPVDASLPIIHGFCTDWL, from the coding sequence GTGCTGCGCTTGATGCGGCGCGGAGAAGAAATATCCGAGGTGATGTGCGTGCACGGCATACGTAGATGGGGGCCGGCGGCGGCTGCTCTGACGCTGCTGGCGGGAGCCTTTCAGGGAATTGAGGCGTCGCCGGCAGCCGCAGCAGACTGCTGGCGAGCGACTTGTTCGGACAAGGACCCCATTCAGATGGGATGCGACGACGACGCCGAGCTTCTTCAGCAGGTGACCAATTCGGATGAGTCGGTCCAAGTACGGCTGATGTGGTCCCCGCAATGTCAGGGGGTATGGGCGAAGGTTTCACGCGATCTCGACACGTCGCCCGACTACGTGTACCTGACGTTGTGGACGACACGTGATCCCGACGGCGGTATCCAGCGCTACGACACGGCGGGCCTTCTCGGCGACGGCGTGGCAGGCGCCTACACCAAGATGCAGAACTGGAAGGCCACGACGGCGAAGGCGTGCTGGAACGACGTCAATGCCCAGTACGACCCCGAACCGATGAAATACATCATCAACGACCCCAACGTCACGACGGACAAACCGGTCGACGCGAGCCTCCCGATCATTCACGGCTTTTGTACGGACTGGCTGTAA
- a CDS encoding PadR family transcriptional regulator, which translates to MPRRALDNPIVLAVLGLLLEQSSHPHQMLTELRKRSDNHAAAITRGTLYNTVGALATAGWVASQGRQRSGNRPEKTVYALTQEGHEELVRRLDSQIRNPEREFSQFLGAVTYLGALGPNGAVEALTERAGRLQQRTDADQERLSDALAADVPRLHVIEAEYALCLARAELTWIASVVDDIRSGSLTWPAAAATPPTPPAPHDREESNRATDRA; encoded by the coding sequence ATGCCACGTCGCGCTCTCGACAACCCGATCGTCCTGGCGGTGCTGGGCCTCCTGCTGGAGCAGTCCTCGCACCCGCATCAGATGCTCACCGAGCTGCGGAAGCGCAGCGACAACCACGCGGCCGCGATCACACGAGGCACGCTCTACAACACGGTCGGCGCCCTGGCCACCGCAGGATGGGTCGCCTCCCAAGGCCGGCAACGCTCGGGAAACCGCCCGGAGAAGACCGTCTACGCCCTCACGCAAGAGGGCCACGAGGAACTCGTACGACGTCTGGACTCCCAGATCCGTAACCCGGAACGAGAGTTCTCGCAGTTCCTCGGCGCAGTGACCTACCTCGGCGCGCTCGGGCCCAACGGCGCGGTGGAGGCCCTGACCGAGCGAGCCGGTCGCCTCCAGCAGCGCACGGACGCCGATCAGGAGCGCCTCTCCGACGCCCTGGCGGCGGACGTACCTCGCCTTCATGTCATCGAGGCCGAATACGCGTTGTGCCTCGCGCGCGCGGAACTGACCTGGATCGCCTCGGTCGTCGACGACATCCGCAGTGGCTCCCTGACCTGGCCGGCCGCGGCGGCGACGCCTCCGACTCCCCCGGCACCACACGACCGAGAGGAATCGAACCGTGCCACCGACCGCGCCTGA
- a CDS encoding DedA family protein, with protein sequence MHLTPVALPQEPADGIAGWAADLVDTLGGPGAGLAIALENLFPPLPSEVILPLTGFAAGQGVLTLASALFWTTLGSVVGAVALYWIGMLFGRERMHAIWAKLPLVKTSDLERTEKWFAKHGTKAVFLGRMVPIFRSLISVPAGVERMPLPVFLMLTTLGSLIWNSVLVLAGYWLGGRWTEVETYVGILSKAVLALVVLALAAYVTVRLRGRNRAQHRRTS encoded by the coding sequence ATGCACCTCACACCCGTGGCTCTGCCTCAGGAACCCGCGGACGGCATCGCGGGCTGGGCCGCCGATCTCGTCGACACCCTGGGCGGCCCGGGTGCCGGCCTGGCCATCGCGCTGGAGAACCTCTTCCCGCCGTTGCCCAGCGAGGTGATCCTGCCGCTGACCGGATTCGCCGCCGGGCAGGGAGTGCTCACGCTGGCCTCGGCGCTGTTCTGGACCACCCTCGGCTCGGTCGTGGGAGCCGTGGCCCTCTACTGGATCGGCATGCTCTTCGGCCGTGAACGCATGCACGCGATCTGGGCGAAGCTGCCGCTGGTGAAGACCTCCGACCTGGAGCGTACGGAGAAGTGGTTCGCGAAGCACGGCACCAAGGCGGTCTTCCTCGGCCGCATGGTGCCGATCTTCCGTAGCCTCATCTCCGTCCCCGCCGGGGTGGAGCGCATGCCCCTGCCCGTATTCCTCATGCTGACCACGCTCGGCAGCCTGATCTGGAACTCTGTCCTGGTGCTCGCCGGTTACTGGTTGGGCGGCCGGTGGACGGAGGTGGAAACCTACGTCGGGATCCTGTCCAAAGCCGTTCTGGCCCTGGTCGTCCTCGCCCTCGCGGCGTATGTGACCGTACGGCTTCGCGGCCGGAACCGGGCCCAGCACCGCCGCACTTCATGA
- a CDS encoding LuxR family transcriptional regulator, with amino-acid sequence MTNAKLGDALRLLGIDPAAAQVYLALLELAPAPLRAIGTAAGLGDTDLAAAYDALVDAGLASAAEGGDVVAPVPPTAGLEVLARHRAAEVEESRIAVGGAFDSFRRQRLAAYNDHLVEVVTGDAVGPRVRQAWASARDQIRQFESPPYFPLPGATEDALATLARGVTQRVVYSRESLEYPGHLKNVIEPCVKAGEQARVLPSVPVKLVIIDEAFALVSLSIREADVHNTMLVVQPCGLLSALMALFEQSWQNALPFHGRTTGPGGLAPADRRLLWLLAGGASDDVIAREMGISRRTLFRRLQILMARLGAANRFQMALQAQRSGWL; translated from the coding sequence ATGACGAACGCGAAACTCGGCGATGCCCTTCGGCTTCTGGGCATCGATCCCGCGGCGGCCCAGGTCTATCTGGCGCTGCTGGAGCTGGCCCCTGCTCCGCTGAGGGCGATCGGAACCGCGGCCGGTCTGGGCGATACGGACCTCGCCGCGGCGTACGACGCACTGGTCGACGCAGGTCTGGCCAGTGCCGCCGAGGGTGGGGACGTGGTGGCCCCGGTTCCGCCCACCGCGGGTCTGGAGGTCCTCGCCCGGCACCGGGCCGCCGAGGTCGAGGAGTCGCGCATCGCGGTCGGGGGCGCCTTCGATTCGTTCCGGCGCCAGCGGCTCGCCGCGTACAACGACCATCTGGTCGAGGTCGTCACCGGCGACGCCGTCGGTCCCAGGGTTCGTCAGGCGTGGGCGAGCGCCCGCGACCAGATCCGGCAGTTCGAGTCACCGCCGTACTTCCCCCTCCCGGGGGCCACGGAGGACGCGCTGGCCACGCTCGCCCGCGGTGTGACGCAGCGTGTCGTGTACTCGCGGGAGTCGCTCGAGTATCCGGGCCATCTGAAGAACGTCATCGAACCGTGCGTGAAGGCAGGCGAACAGGCGCGGGTGCTGCCCTCGGTGCCGGTCAAACTCGTGATCATCGACGAGGCGTTCGCACTCGTGTCGTTGTCGATCAGGGAGGCGGACGTCCACAACACGATGCTGGTCGTGCAGCCGTGCGGCCTGCTCTCCGCACTCATGGCACTGTTCGAGCAGTCCTGGCAGAACGCGTTGCCGTTCCACGGCCGCACCACCGGCCCGGGCGGCCTGGCCCCCGCCGACCGCCGCCTCCTGTGGCTCCTCGCGGGCGGTGCGAGCGATGACGTCATCGCCCGCGAGATGGGAATCAGCCGCCGTACCCTGTTCCGCCGGCTGCAGATCCTGATGGCCCGGCTGGGCGCCGCGAACCGCTTCCAGATGGCCTTGCAGGCGCAGCGCTCCGGATGGCTGTGA
- a CDS encoding transglycosylase SLT domain-containing protein produces the protein MRTRRLRRYFSINPLIAMSVVAASAALVPLTSADTTVASTAADGTTPRLFATPSKDLGSGYASSADAIVQATGDAEGLHILAARESDGFSFYEIARLNRKQLSEVGPWTGYVCTTGSGNYAAAVYAPSAWSNEPGAYENGAFAAVIRLSDGKVTEVPDRVQLAYFTPGCGAGDEVAFTSSSATDTSAGSTTVTSVDAATGSVSSRRTVDGYLTHVTPTQNGTVGVLAGNLVDLKGNGKKLSARKLAAVPGPMFALTASKNGTVDVGTVDGKSSVISRFDGKKFTELGRAPKGEVKLLPVAGGDAVVGDVKGIDTSTAPGLSKHAVDGRVAGISRHGHLVTNSVFSEQMKGITTSIGSPSEKGVGSLTIEATALKTGAKATKLVDADLKRPKPDSSLPVDPAAYTVAGDDDDDPATCGEGMPETQCLSGSGAPVYGKVGEMESPCIVKRNDPKRQALQASANMVEWAVDQAVHGELTVSRPKDWHDTGLAAYTPQGLFPKPLLSGGGEIPAQVMLGIMAQESNFKQASWHSMNGDSGNVTKSDWYGNENGIHGYPNRAKADCGYGIAQVTTGMSEEHAEQFDTLRAGAVTTDYAANIAAGLGILAEKWNQLKALGMNTNNGSPAYIENWYMALWGYNSGVYTSGSVGLGFFNNPINPRYPADRQPFLRYSYNDASHPGDWNYSEKIFGWAEVPQMTWDAEESYSEPTMPLGIVKAPPRTLFCNPSINACDAAAADPCPSWDAACYWSGSVDWMGPQSTGNSSTENLSYSLGSGEPELQSKYGHGPCIDHPSVYTNAIIVDDLGEHEDTYDCGDFEAADDGKFTLQAGDSITTLRDDGTFRATPYIAPIDLHQLGAGYDHHVYFTHSYEYTEPFHRVTGRWQVNQKKLPSGDQPGQRYKVYLHLPSHGAEAVVRYDFIPGDNTSGAKPDYCNVNQGTRSAGKDTWFEMGTFSFWKGGRIEADNIHKGGTGDDNVVFDAIAFVPFNSADPGACALVDGGL, from the coding sequence ATGCGCACAAGACGCCTCAGAAGATACTTCTCCATCAACCCGCTCATAGCCATGAGTGTCGTGGCGGCATCCGCCGCTCTGGTCCCGCTGACTTCCGCGGACACCACGGTGGCCTCGACCGCCGCGGACGGCACGACGCCGCGCCTGTTCGCCACACCCAGCAAGGACCTGGGATCGGGATACGCCTCTTCGGCTGACGCGATCGTGCAGGCCACCGGCGACGCCGAGGGACTGCACATCCTCGCGGCGAGGGAGAGCGACGGGTTCTCCTTCTACGAGATCGCCCGCCTCAACCGCAAGCAGCTGTCCGAGGTCGGCCCGTGGACGGGCTACGTCTGCACCACGGGGTCAGGGAACTACGCGGCGGCGGTCTACGCCCCGTCGGCCTGGTCCAACGAGCCCGGCGCGTACGAGAACGGCGCGTTCGCCGCGGTGATCCGTCTCTCCGACGGCAAGGTCACCGAGGTTCCCGACCGGGTGCAACTGGCGTACTTCACGCCGGGCTGCGGAGCGGGCGACGAGGTGGCGTTCACCTCCAGTTCGGCCACCGACACGTCCGCCGGTTCGACGACGGTGACATCCGTCGACGCGGCCACGGGATCGGTGTCCTCCCGCCGCACGGTCGACGGCTACCTCACGCACGTCACGCCCACGCAGAACGGGACCGTCGGCGTGCTCGCCGGCAACCTCGTCGACCTGAAGGGCAACGGCAAGAAGCTGTCCGCCCGCAAGCTCGCAGCGGTGCCCGGCCCGATGTTCGCGCTGACCGCGTCGAAGAACGGCACGGTGGACGTCGGCACCGTCGACGGCAAGAGCAGCGTCATCTCCCGCTTCGACGGCAAGAAGTTCACCGAACTGGGCCGCGCCCCGAAGGGGGAGGTCAAGCTCCTCCCCGTGGCCGGCGGCGACGCGGTTGTCGGAGACGTGAAGGGAATCGACACCAGCACCGCCCCGGGCCTTTCCAAGCACGCGGTGGACGGCCGCGTGGCCGGGATCTCCCGTCACGGTCACCTGGTGACCAACTCGGTGTTCTCGGAGCAGATGAAGGGCATCACCACGAGCATCGGCTCGCCCTCGGAGAAGGGCGTCGGATCGCTGACCATCGAGGCGACCGCGCTCAAGACCGGTGCGAAGGCCACCAAGCTCGTGGACGCCGACCTCAAGCGGCCGAAGCCCGACTCCTCGCTGCCCGTCGACCCGGCCGCGTACACCGTGGCCGGTGACGACGACGACGATCCTGCCACCTGCGGTGAGGGCATGCCGGAAACGCAGTGCCTGTCCGGGTCCGGTGCGCCCGTGTACGGCAAGGTCGGGGAGATGGAGAGCCCCTGCATCGTCAAGCGCAACGACCCCAAGCGCCAGGCGCTCCAGGCCAGCGCGAACATGGTCGAGTGGGCGGTCGACCAGGCCGTCCACGGCGAGCTGACGGTGTCCCGGCCGAAGGACTGGCACGACACCGGCCTTGCCGCCTACACGCCGCAGGGCCTGTTCCCCAAGCCGTTGCTGAGCGGCGGAGGTGAGATTCCCGCACAGGTCATGCTGGGCATCATGGCCCAGGAGTCCAACTTCAAGCAGGCGTCCTGGCACTCCATGAACGGCGACTCGGGCAACGTCACCAAGTCCGACTGGTACGGCAACGAGAACGGCATCCACGGCTACCCCAACCGGGCCAAGGCGGACTGCGGTTACGGCATCGCCCAGGTGACCACCGGCATGTCCGAGGAGCACGCCGAGCAGTTCGACACCTTGCGCGCCGGCGCCGTCACCACCGACTACGCCGCGAACATCGCCGCAGGGCTCGGCATCCTGGCCGAGAAGTGGAACCAGCTCAAGGCGCTGGGCATGAACACCAACAACGGCAGCCCGGCCTACATCGAGAACTGGTACATGGCGCTCTGGGGCTACAACTCCGGCGTCTACACCTCCGGCTCCGTCGGCCTGGGCTTCTTCAACAACCCGATCAACCCGCGCTACCCCGCCGACCGGCAGCCGTTCCTGCGCTACAGCTACAACGACGCCTCCCACCCCGGCGACTGGAACTACTCGGAAAAGATCTTCGGCTGGGCGGAAGTCCCACAGATGACCTGGGACGCCGAAGAGTCCTACTCCGAGCCGACCATGCCGCTCGGCATCGTCAAGGCCCCGCCGCGCACCCTGTTCTGCAACCCGTCCATCAACGCGTGCGACGCGGCCGCGGCCGACCCGTGCCCGAGCTGGGACGCGGCCTGCTACTGGAGCGGCAGCGTGGACTGGATGGGCCCGCAGAGCACCGGCAACTCCAGCACCGAGAATCTCAGCTACTCGCTCGGCTCGGGAGAACCCGAACTCCAGAGCAAGTACGGTCACGGCCCGTGCATCGACCACCCGAGCGTCTACACCAACGCCATCATCGTCGATGACCTCGGAGAGCACGAGGACACCTACGACTGCGGGGACTTCGAGGCGGCCGACGACGGCAAGTTCACCCTCCAGGCCGGTGACAGCATCACCACGCTGAGGGACGACGGCACCTTCCGCGCCACCCCCTACATCGCGCCCATCGACCTTCACCAGCTCGGCGCCGGGTACGACCACCACGTCTACTTCACGCACAGCTACGAATACACCGAGCCCTTCCACCGGGTCACCGGCCGGTGGCAGGTCAACCAGAAGAAGCTCCCCTCCGGAGACCAGCCCGGCCAGCGCTACAAGGTCTATCTCCACCTGCCCAGCCACGGCGCGGAAGCGGTCGTCCGGTACGACTTCATCCCGGGCGACAACACGAGCGGCGCCAAACCCGACTACTGCAATGTCAACCAGGGAACCCGCAGCGCGGGCAAGGACACCTGGTTCGAGATGGGCACCTTCAGCTTCTGGAAGGGTGGCCGGATCGAGGCGGACAACATCCACAAGGGCGGCACCGGAGACGACAACGTGGTGTTCGACGCGATCGCCTTCGTTCCGTTCAACTCCGCCGATCCGGGCGCGTGCGCCCTCGTCGACGGTGGCCTGTGA
- a CDS encoding SDR family NAD(P)-dependent oxidoreductase: MLIDLAGKTALVTGSTQGIGAAIAKGLARAGARVAVNGRTAGSVGQAVERLSKELPGADFLAAPGDISLDEGVEQVVGAVPQADILINNLGIFGAKGALDISDDEWRRYFEVNVLSAVRMIRRYLPGMTERGWGRVQNIASDSAIVTPAEMIHYGMSKTALLAVSRGFAKEVAGTGVTVNSVIAGPTHTGGIEDFVYELVDRELPWDEAQRTFMREHRPQSLIQRLIEPEEIANMVVYLSSPFASATTGGAVRVDGGYVDSILP, from the coding sequence GTGCTGATCGACCTCGCCGGGAAGACCGCCCTGGTCACCGGATCGACCCAGGGCATCGGAGCGGCCATTGCCAAGGGGCTCGCCCGGGCCGGGGCGCGCGTGGCCGTCAATGGCCGTACGGCCGGCTCGGTCGGCCAGGCCGTGGAGCGGCTGAGCAAGGAGCTCCCCGGGGCCGATTTCCTGGCGGCGCCGGGCGACATTTCCCTGGACGAGGGCGTCGAGCAGGTGGTCGGCGCCGTGCCACAAGCGGACATTCTCATCAACAACCTGGGCATCTTCGGCGCCAAGGGAGCCCTCGACATCAGTGATGACGAATGGCGACGGTACTTCGAGGTGAACGTGCTGTCCGCGGTCCGCATGATCCGCAGATATCTGCCGGGCATGACGGAACGCGGCTGGGGGCGTGTCCAGAACATCGCCAGCGACTCCGCCATCGTCACCCCGGCCGAAATGATCCATTACGGGATGTCGAAAACGGCGCTGCTCGCGGTGTCGCGCGGATTCGCGAAGGAAGTGGCGGGAACCGGAGTCACGGTCAATTCGGTCATCGCGGGTCCCACGCACACCGGCGGAATCGAGGACTTCGTCTATGAGCTGGTGGACCGCGAGCTGCCCTGGGACGAGGCGCAGCGCACGTTCATGCGCGAGCACCGCCCCCAGTCACTCATTCAGCGGCTGATCGAGCCCGAGGAGATCGCCAACATGGTCGTCTATCTCAGCTCGCCCTTCGCGTCCGCCACCACCGGGGGCGCGGTCAGGGTGGACGGCGGATATGTGGACTCGATCCTCCCGTAA